The window TTCCAGCTTGAGGGAGACATTATGGGCTGCCGGAGAATGGCTTTGGATGATCAGGTTGGCGAGCTCCTGGAGATAGTCCTTCAGGGCGATGCGTGAAAGATCATGGGATTGGTAGAGCTTCTGGTGTACCAAGGAGATGGTTAAGATCCGCTGTTCAGTATCTGTGACGAGCTTTTGCACCTGCTCGTTATCAGGCATTGTGGCTGCTTGCAGGACAAGCATGGAGCGGATGACCTGGAGGGTGTTCTTGGTGCGATGATAGAGCTCACGTAAGAGGATGTCTTTTTCTTCAATGGTTGCCCGTAAGTTGTTCATAGCCTCTTTGCGGGCTGTAATATCACGGACAAAAATAACAAAAAAGCCGTTTTCAACTTCTACGTACTGTGTGCTGACCTCCACATCATAGAGCGTGCCGTCCTTATGCCGGTGCTGTGTCTCAAAGCGATCATAGCCTTTGTCAAGGATCTCCTGGGTTTTATCTGCAATTTCATCCGATGTCATGATGCCATCTATTTCCAGGACACGCATAGAGTATAGCTCTTCTTTGCTGTATCCGCTCATCTGGCAATAGGCATCGTTAATTTCCAGAATTTCCCCTTGCATATTTGTTATCCAGAATCCATCAATGGATGTTTCGAGAATCGACCTATATCGTTTTTCTTCTCGTAAGAGGGCTTCCTGGTTTTGCTTGCGTTCCGTGATGTCGCGTACCACCGCAATGAGGCATCCTTGTTCGTCAAGAATGGATTTTTTTAAGTTTACCTCCACCCAAAAAAGTGTGCCGTCTTTTTTCTTGCTCTGCCATTGGAAGATCTGTGGTTCTCCCTGGATTGCCTTCTGGATGTAGGTCAGGGCTTCAGCCTGACTGTACGGTGGAATGCCCGTGCTGAGCGCGTTGACATCCATTTGGAGGATTTCTTCTTTTGTGTAGCCGTAGAGTTCTGCTGTTTTCTCATTGACGTCGATAAAACTACCGTCCTTCATGTCATGAATGATGATGGCATCGTTTACCGCGTTGAAGATGGTGCGATAATTATCTATGGATTTGCCCAGTTCATTCTGTGTTTCCTCACACTCTGATTTTTCCTGTTCTAACTTCTGGATCCTTCTTTCAAGTTCCTCGTAGATAGGCTCTGTTGGCATGGTGGGTACCTGTTCATCATAACGAAGTGGAGAGAGGAAAGGGGAACTCTTCCTGTAGATACCAAGATCAAGTTTGAACGGCGCTTCCACTTGATTTGATACAGCATCAACGCGGTAAAACGACTTCGCGATTTTATTAATAAATCGCGTAAGGATTTATTACAATGTCATGTACTTCCTTGTCAAGATGCAGTCGCTGAATAATCTGGCCGTAGATATTCAATGACCTCGATTTCCCGATGTTCTTCTCGTACTCCCTTGCGTGGGCAGGCGAGAGATCCTTGATCCCCATTGTCACG is drawn from Candidatus Electrothrix aestuarii and contains these coding sequences:
- a CDS encoding PAS domain S-box protein, producing the protein MEAPFKLDLGIYRKSSPFLSPLRYDEQVPTMPTEPIYEELERRIQKLEQEKSECEETQNELGKSIDNYRTIFNAVNDAIIIHDMKDGSFIDVNEKTAELYGYTKEEILQMDVNALSTGIPPYSQAEALTYIQKAIQGEPQIFQWQSKKKDGTLFWVEVNLKKSILDEQGCLIAVVRDITERKQNQEALLREEKRYRSILETSIDGFWITNMQGEILEINDAYCQMSGYSKEELYSMRVLEIDGIMTSDEIADKTQEILDKGYDRFETQHRHKDGTLYDVEVSTQYVEVENGFFVIFVRDITARKEAMNNLRATIEEKDILLRELYHRTKNTLQVIRSMLVLQAATMPDNEQVQKLVTDTEQRILTISLVHQKLYQSHDLSRIALKDYLQELANLIIQSHSPAAHNVSLKLESESLFLLLDTAIPCGLIVNELLSNALKYAFPDKQQGLISVQVLRNTAGNIEVTVADDGVGVPLDFDFRGQTTLGLRTILAIGEQQLQGTVRFISEQGVTCIIEFPDTLYTERV